From Gloeocapsa sp. PCC 73106, a single genomic window includes:
- the acnB gene encoding bifunctional aconitate hydratase 2/2-methylisocitrate dehydratase, with product MLQNYYEQAREREALGIPPLPLNASQTSQLCELLQNPPESAGAELMSLLRDRIPPGVDEAAYVKAGFLTAIVKGEITCPLISPQGAINLLGTMVGGYNVQSLVQFLKSDEIAIAQGAANALSKTILVFDAFHDILTLSEVNPYAKQVLDAWSNGGWFISRPKVAEKITLTVFKVPGETNTDDLSPAVHATTRPDIPLHALSMLETRMPEGLTTIAQLKTKGHPVVYVGDVVGTGSSRKSAINSLLWHIGNDIPYIPNKRSAGYILGGNIAPIFFNTAEDSGALPIECDVTQLETGMVITLYPYRGEICDETGKVISTFKLKPETILDEVRAGGRIPLLIGRTLTDKTREALGLTPSTLFIRPIPPVDTGKGYTLAQKMVGKACGLPGVRPGTSCEPAMTTVGSQDTTGPMTRDELKELACLGFSADLVLQSFCHTAAYPKPVDIVTHKELPDFFSHRGGVALRPGDGIIHSWLNRMLLPDTVGTGGDSHTRFPLGISFPAGSGLVAFAGALGVMPLDMPESVKVRFTGTLQPGVTLRDVVNAIPYVAMQQGKLTVAKENKVNVFSGRILEMEGLPDLKVEQAFELTDATAERSCAGCTIKLGVETVAEYLRSNIALMKNMVARGYQDPRTILRRVAKMEQWLANPTLMSADPDAEYADVIEVDLNQITEPIVAAPNDPDNVKLMSECAGDRIDEVFIGSCMTNIGHYRAAAKVLEGLGTTQVRLWICPPTRMDEKQLREEGIYGIFAASGARTEMPGCSLCMGNQARVEDGATVFSTSTRNFNNRMGKGARVYLGSAELAAICALLGRIPTLTEYLDIMKSKIDPFAGDLYRYLNFDQITGFEDEGRIILPDVYATVSLN from the coding sequence ATGCTCCAAAACTACTACGAACAAGCTCGTGAACGGGAAGCTCTGGGAATACCACCTCTACCCCTCAACGCTAGCCAAACCTCTCAGTTGTGCGAACTACTGCAAAACCCACCAGAATCGGCAGGTGCAGAACTAATGAGCTTACTGCGCGATCGCATTCCTCCAGGGGTAGACGAAGCCGCCTACGTTAAAGCAGGCTTTCTAACCGCGATCGTTAAAGGAGAAATTACCTGTCCTCTGATTTCTCCCCAAGGAGCGATCAACCTGTTGGGAACAATGGTAGGAGGTTATAACGTCCAGTCTCTGGTACAATTCCTCAAGTCCGATGAAATAGCGATCGCCCAGGGCGCAGCCAACGCCCTCAGTAAAACGATTCTCGTCTTCGACGCCTTCCACGATATTCTCACCCTCTCAGAAGTCAATCCCTACGCCAAGCAAGTATTAGACGCCTGGAGTAATGGGGGTTGGTTCATCTCTCGCCCCAAAGTAGCCGAAAAGATCACCCTGACCGTTTTTAAAGTACCTGGAGAAACTAACACTGACGATCTCTCCCCCGCAGTCCACGCTACCACGCGTCCCGATATTCCCCTACACGCCCTGTCGATGCTGGAAACCCGTATGCCAGAAGGCTTAACCACCATCGCTCAACTCAAAACCAAAGGTCATCCTGTCGTCTACGTGGGGGATGTAGTAGGTACGGGATCTTCTCGTAAATCGGCGATTAACTCTCTACTCTGGCACATCGGCAATGATATTCCCTACATTCCCAATAAGCGATCCGCAGGCTATATCCTTGGGGGTAACATCGCTCCTATCTTCTTCAACACCGCCGAAGATTCTGGCGCCCTCCCCATCGAGTGTGACGTCACTCAACTAGAAACGGGAATGGTAATTACCCTATATCCCTACCGCGGTGAAATTTGTGATGAAACGGGCAAAGTAATCAGTACGTTTAAGCTCAAACCAGAGACGATTTTAGACGAGGTACGCGCCGGTGGACGTATTCCTCTGCTGATTGGACGCACCCTCACGGATAAAACCCGTGAAGCCTTAGGTTTAACCCCTAGCACTCTATTTATTCGCCCCATCCCACCCGTCGATACGGGTAAAGGCTATACTTTAGCCCAGAAAATGGTGGGTAAAGCCTGTGGTTTACCTGGTGTGCGCCCAGGAACATCCTGTGAACCCGCGATGACTACTGTAGGCTCTCAAGACACTACAGGTCCCATGACCCGAGACGAACTTAAAGAATTAGCCTGTCTTGGTTTTAGCGCCGATTTAGTACTCCAAAGTTTCTGTCATACCGCAGCTTATCCCAAACCCGTGGATATCGTTACTCACAAAGAATTACCCGATTTCTTCTCCCATCGTGGTGGCGTCGCCCTGCGCCCTGGTGATGGTATCATTCACTCTTGGCTCAACCGTATGCTTTTACCCGACACTGTAGGTACGGGGGGAGACTCTCATACGCGTTTCCCTCTGGGGATATCTTTTCCCGCGGGCTCGGGGTTAGTAGCCTTTGCTGGAGCTCTAGGTGTGATGCCCTTGGATATGCCCGAATCGGTCAAGGTGCGCTTCACAGGGACATTACAACCGGGGGTAACCCTCAGAGATGTGGTTAATGCTATTCCCTACGTGGCTATGCAACAGGGCAAATTAACCGTCGCTAAGGAAAATAAAGTTAACGTCTTTTCTGGGCGCATTCTGGAAATGGAAGGACTACCCGATCTTAAGGTAGAACAGGCTTTTGAATTGACCGACGCTACCGCAGAACGCTCCTGCGCGGGTTGTACGATAAAATTGGGGGTAGAAACCGTTGCTGAATATCTGCGCTCTAACATAGCTTTAATGAAGAATATGGTGGCTCGGGGTTATCAAGACCCCCGCACGATTCTGCGACGCGTAGCCAAGATGGAACAGTGGTTAGCTAACCCTACCCTGATGTCTGCTGACCCCGATGCGGAATACGCCGACGTAATTGAGGTAGACTTGAATCAGATTACTGAGCCTATAGTTGCTGCACCCAATGACCCCGATAACGTTAAACTTATGTCCGAATGCGCAGGCGATCGCATCGATGAGGTGTTCATTGGTTCTTGTATGACTAATATCGGTCATTATCGAGCCGCTGCAAAAGTTCTCGAGGGTTTGGGTACTACTCAGGTTCGTCTCTGGATTTGCCCTCCTACCCGCATGGACGAAAAGCAACTGAGGGAAGAAGGTATTTACGGTATTTTCGCCGCTTCTGGAGCTCGCACCGAAATGCCTGGTTGTTCCCTGTGTATGGGTAACCAAGCTCGCGTCGAGGATGGAGCTACGGTCTTTTCTACTTCTACCCGTAACTTCAATAACCGCATGGGTAAAGGCGCGAGGGTTTATCTGGGTTCAGCAGAATTAGCCGCCATCTGTGCTTTACTCGGACGTATTCCCACCTTGACAGAATATCTCGACATCATGAAATCTAAGATTGATCCTTTTGCGGGTGATTTATATCGCTATCTCAACTTCGACCAAATTACTGGTTTTGAAGACGAGGGGCGCATAATTCTTCCAGATGTGTACGCCACTGTTTCTCTCAATTAA
- a CDS encoding efflux RND transporter permease subunit has product MLLSLSTAFIKRPVLTTVCSVLIVLIGAICIALLPLDKLPEIAPKQVRVSANYVGADAKTAIDNVTNVLERQINGTENIRWINSYTDNNGNATINVSFPTEVDRNIAQVLVQNRVGQAQSDLPAVVNQTGVTTETQSPSVTLVYAFYSDKNEQGEYIYDTRFLFNYVDRYIWNELGRIEGVGSLSAFGAANYSMRIWLDPNKLAARGLTATDVTNAISEQNIEVGAGGVGRPPTDTEQLFEIPLRVAGRFTNETEAEDIVVQVGADGTLIKIKDIGRAELGLENYATLTILDGDIPAVGLLVYQLPGSNAVETANGVKDKLAELGKTFPPGMKVANVLDSTEFIEASLRDLIITLIQAIALVVIVIFVFLQDWRSTVIPAIAIPISLIGAMIALKAFDFTLNQLTLFACVLASGLVVDDGIVIVEAVATKMEQGMRPMQASIDAMQELFGAVISTTLVLLAVFIPVSFFPGTTGIVYRQFALTIAFAMIVSTFNALTFSPSMSAIILKRATPTKGPLGWFFGLFNRGFGVVKDQYRRLIEMFTKIKILVMALFIGGLVLTGWMYQTLPQGFIPEEDQGYFFLINEAPPGVSLTHNNEINKEIMKEVMTFPQVEHAMGLAGFSFEGQSSNKGLFFVKLKPWEERSGAENSAFGVIASLNRRLNQNITGARVFAANAPPVDGLSNFSGLELFIQDRQLLGTEALINNARNVIAAANARPEIGAALTTFTFDSPILEADIDRAKAKAKNVLISDVLSTLQTYLGASFVNQFVLDGRLYRVFAQADVQFRSNPADIGNLYVRSQNGELVQMSEMVKVNQTTYPPIITNYNVYPAIKVLVNPAPGYSSGQIIQIMREITEATLQPGFDYEWTNTAADEIASAGAAPIVFGLGFIVAFLVLSAQYESYIDPLIIMLTVPLAILGALGGIWFRAALVQSSPLNPGAGIWPLLNNNIYCQVGLVMLIGMAAKNAILIVEFANQARTLGMSITKAAIYAAEQRLRPILMTAVSAIFGFLPLLIAGGAGAVSRWSLGTAVFGGLLVATVLSLLVVPNLYIVIKTFEEQFLKGGGKPSKPVAEEVQVSKS; this is encoded by the coding sequence ATGCTGCTGTCCCTATCAACTGCTTTTATCAAACGTCCAGTTTTAACTACTGTATGTAGTGTTTTGATTGTGTTAATTGGGGCCATTTGTATAGCACTGTTGCCTTTAGATAAGCTACCAGAAATCGCTCCCAAACAAGTCAGGGTCAGCGCCAACTATGTAGGGGCTGATGCTAAAACAGCGATAGATAACGTCACTAATGTTTTAGAGAGACAAATCAACGGTACAGAAAATATTAGATGGATTAACTCTTATACAGATAACAACGGTAACGCCACGATTAACGTCAGTTTTCCCACAGAAGTTGACCGTAACATCGCCCAAGTATTAGTACAAAACAGAGTAGGTCAAGCCCAATCAGACCTACCAGCAGTAGTAAATCAAACAGGGGTGACGACGGAGACCCAATCTCCTAGCGTAACTCTAGTTTACGCTTTTTACTCTGATAAAAATGAACAAGGAGAATATATATATGATACTAGGTTTCTATTTAACTACGTAGATCGCTACATTTGGAACGAACTAGGTAGGATTGAGGGAGTAGGAAGTCTGAGCGCTTTTGGAGCGGCCAACTATTCCATGCGTATTTGGCTAGATCCGAACAAATTAGCAGCTAGGGGGTTAACCGCCACAGATGTAACCAACGCGATTAGTGAACAAAACATCGAAGTAGGAGCAGGGGGTGTAGGCAGACCACCTACAGATACTGAGCAGTTGTTCGAAATTCCCCTGAGGGTAGCAGGACGCTTTACCAACGAAACGGAAGCCGAAGATATAGTAGTGCAAGTTGGAGCAGACGGGACGCTAATTAAGATCAAAGATATAGGAAGAGCAGAATTAGGACTGGAAAACTATGCAACACTGACGATTTTGGATGGAGATATACCAGCGGTAGGTTTACTCGTGTACCAACTTCCTGGCTCTAACGCTGTAGAAACAGCAAATGGGGTTAAAGATAAATTAGCAGAACTGGGCAAAACCTTTCCCCCGGGGATGAAAGTAGCTAACGTACTAGACAGTACCGAGTTTATTGAGGCATCCTTAAGAGATTTGATAATAACCTTGATACAGGCGATCGCGCTAGTAGTAATAGTCATCTTCGTATTTCTACAAGATTGGCGCTCTACAGTAATTCCGGCGATCGCTATTCCCATATCCCTCATTGGAGCAATGATTGCTCTGAAAGCCTTTGATTTTACCCTCAACCAGTTAACCCTTTTTGCCTGCGTATTAGCCTCGGGTTTGGTCGTAGACGATGGTATCGTTATCGTAGAAGCGGTAGCCACTAAAATGGAACAGGGAATGCGTCCTATGCAAGCATCCATCGACGCGATGCAGGAACTATTTGGGGCGGTAATCTCCACCACTTTAGTACTGTTAGCGGTATTTATCCCAGTGTCGTTCTTTCCAGGAACTACAGGGATTGTTTACCGACAGTTCGCCCTGACTATCGCTTTTGCAATGATTGTATCTACCTTTAACGCTTTGACCTTTTCCCCAAGTATGTCAGCGATCATATTGAAGCGGGCTACACCAACTAAGGGACCTTTGGGGTGGTTTTTTGGTCTATTTAACCGGGGTTTTGGGGTAGTCAAAGACCAATATCGACGTTTGATTGAAATGTTCACTAAGATTAAAATTCTAGTGATGGCTTTATTCATTGGAGGATTGGTCCTAACAGGTTGGATGTATCAAACTCTACCTCAGGGATTTATCCCCGAAGAAGATCAGGGTTATTTTTTCCTAATTAATGAAGCTCCCCCAGGTGTATCCCTAACCCACAACAATGAAATCAACAAGGAAATCATGAAAGAAGTCATGACTTTCCCTCAGGTAGAGCACGCCATGGGCTTAGCGGGGTTTTCCTTTGAAGGACAAAGTAGTAACAAGGGTCTATTCTTTGTCAAGCTCAAACCCTGGGAGGAAAGATCAGGAGCTGAAAACTCAGCCTTTGGGGTAATCGCATCTCTCAACCGACGCCTCAATCAAAACATAACCGGAGCCAGAGTATTTGCAGCTAATGCACCACCGGTGGACGGTTTGAGTAACTTCAGTGGTTTAGAATTATTCATACAAGACAGGCAATTGCTAGGCACAGAAGCATTAATTAATAACGCGCGGAACGTGATCGCAGCAGCTAATGCACGCCCAGAAATTGGAGCCGCTCTAACCACCTTTACCTTCGATAGTCCCATCTTAGAAGCAGATATAGACAGAGCTAAAGCGAAAGCGAAAAATGTTTTAATTAGCGATGTGTTGAGTACCCTGCAAACTTATTTAGGGGCGAGTTTCGTCAATCAATTCGTTCTAGATGGACGCCTTTACCGCGTTTTTGCCCAAGCAGACGTGCAATTCCGTTCTAATCCCGCCGATATCGGTAACCTCTACGTACGCTCTCAAAATGGCGAACTGGTACAGATGAGTGAAATGGTGAAGGTAAACCAAACAACCTACCCCCCGATTATTACCAACTACAACGTCTACCCGGCGATCAAGGTTTTGGTAAATCCCGCTCCAGGTTATAGTTCAGGACAGATAATTCAAATCATGCGAGAAATAACCGAAGCTACTTTACAGCCTGGGTTTGATTACGAATGGACCAACACCGCAGCGGATGAAATAGCCTCAGCCGGAGCTGCTCCTATCGTTTTTGGTTTGGGTTTTATCGTGGCATTTCTGGTACTGTCAGCTCAGTACGAAAGTTACATTGACCCATTGATTATTATGTTGACCGTACCTCTGGCGATTCTGGGCGCATTGGGCGGTATTTGGTTCCGGGCTGCCCTAGTTCAGTCTTCTCCTCTCAATCCAGGAGCGGGTATTTGGCCACTGTTGAATAATAATATCTACTGTCAGGTTGGTTTAGTAATGTTGATTGGGATGGCGGCTAAAAACGCGATCTTGATCGTAGAATTCGCTAACCAAGCGCGGACATTGGGGATGAGCATTACTAAAGCCGCTATCTACGCCGCGGAACAACGTCTACGTCCCATCTTAATGACCGCAGTTTCGGCTATTTTCGGCTTCCTCCCCTTGCTGATCGCAGGCGGTGCGGGTGCAGTCAGTCGTTGGTCTTTGGGGACAGCCGTATTCGGAGGTCTGTTAGTAGCGACGGTTTTGAGCTTACTGGTTGTACCTAATCTGTATATTGTGATTAAAACCTTTGAGGAGCAATTTCTTAAAGGGGGAGGAAAACCATCTAAACCAGTCGCTGAAGAAGTGCAAGTCAGCAAATCTTAA
- a CDS encoding DUF2358 domain-containing protein, with product MDMMQILKQDYQKFPADQSYELYDQKVYFKDPLTQFSGIERYQAMIGFISKWFKNIQLDLHKMERQEQRIDTEWTLSWTSPLPWRPRVSISGRSELLLNAEDKIISHIDYWYCSRWNVLRQHLVKSIS from the coding sequence ATGGACATGATGCAAATTCTTAAACAAGACTATCAGAAATTCCCCGCAGATCAAAGTTATGAGCTTTATGACCAGAAAGTTTATTTTAAGGATCCATTGACCCAATTTTCAGGAATTGAACGTTATCAAGCCATGATTGGTTTTATCTCCAAGTGGTTTAAAAATATTCAACTCGACTTACACAAGATGGAGCGTCAAGAACAACGCATTGATACAGAGTGGACTCTATCCTGGACGAGTCCTTTACCCTGGCGACCTCGTGTCTCTATCTCAGGGAGAAGCGAACTACTACTCAACGCTGAAGATAAGATTATCTCCCACATCGACTACTGGTATTGCTCTCGCTGGAATGTGTTACGCCAACACTTGGTTAAGTCAATTTCATAA
- a CDS encoding alpha/beta hydrolase codes for MSINYLDFPPSSGDSPTGLLILLHGWGANSQDLAGLTTMLNLPHYQILCPDAPFAHPQVPGGKAWYALDREDYQGLNTSRVLLSDWIQSLEASTNVPLHQTILAGFSQGGAMTLDVGLSLPLGGLCVLSGYLHAPPNLHDSHPPVLMIHGQQDQVVPIEAAKTARDELNRLGVYLEYHELNMGHEITSQAIVLIQGFIDSRRG; via the coding sequence TTGTCAATTAATTATCTAGATTTCCCACCCAGTAGTGGTGATTCTCCCACAGGTCTGTTGATTTTACTCCACGGTTGGGGGGCTAACTCTCAAGATTTGGCGGGTCTAACTACCATGCTCAATTTACCTCATTACCAGATCCTCTGTCCAGATGCTCCCTTTGCTCATCCTCAAGTCCCCGGGGGAAAAGCTTGGTATGCTTTAGATCGCGAAGATTACCAGGGGTTAAATACGAGTCGCGTTCTGCTCTCTGATTGGATACAATCTCTAGAAGCTAGCACCAATGTACCTCTACATCAAACGATTTTGGCTGGTTTCTCCCAAGGTGGCGCTATGACTCTGGATGTGGGCTTGAGTCTACCCCTGGGAGGGTTATGCGTCTTGAGTGGCTATTTACACGCTCCGCCTAATTTACACGATTCCCATCCTCCTGTACTGATGATCCACGGCCAACAAGATCAAGTAGTACCTATTGAAGCTGCTAAAACCGCTCGAGATGAGTTGAATCGATTGGGTGTATATTTAGAGTATCATGAGTTAAATATGGGTCACGAAATCACAAGTCAAGCTATAGTTTTAATACAGGGTTTTATAGACAGCAGGAGGGGGTAA
- a CDS encoding DUF2555 domain-containing protein: MITKNFTKEQIAQVNAQDVADLAKRLERDEYNNPFEALEDWHLLRAIAFQREDLAEPYLHLLDVEAYDES, encoded by the coding sequence ATGATTACCAAAAATTTTACTAAGGAGCAAATAGCCCAAGTTAACGCTCAAGACGTGGCAGATTTGGCTAAGCGTTTGGAAAGAGATGAGTATAATAACCCATTTGAAGCTTTGGAAGATTGGCATCTACTCAGAGCGATCGCCTTCCAGCGCGAAGACCTAGCAGAGCCCTATCTCCATCTTCTCGACGTGGAAGCTTACGACGAGTCTTAA
- the coaBC gene encoding bifunctional phosphopantothenoylcysteine decarboxylase/phosphopantothenate--cysteine ligase CoaBC → MLIQKKILIGIGGGIAAYKVCEVISTLFQQGAQVRVILTQGAQQFITPLTISTLSRHQAYTDQDFWQPVHTRPLHIELGEWGDLLVIAPLTANTLGKLSHGLADNLLTNTVLASLCPILLAPAMNTEMWEQQTVQQNWQQLQTNPRYHSIGPEAGLLACDRRGTGRMAEPEQIIPSIQSLLYTQGKRDLRGKSILISAGGTREHLDPVRFIGNPSSGKMGIAIAQAAYTRGATVTLVHAPISSELLSALPPVTRIPVVSAQEMHAYLLEAFPQHQWLIMSAAVGDVQPATYSHQKLSKKSLGDRLDLKPVPDILTDLASRKQPGQLLIGFAAQTGDIIQPALEKLQRKQLDVIVANPVDKVDAGFNSDRNQGIFLDSQGRKKTINLCTKLELAHQLLDFIS, encoded by the coding sequence ATGCTTATTCAGAAAAAAATCTTGATAGGTATTGGGGGGGGTATCGCCGCTTATAAAGTCTGTGAGGTGATTTCTACTCTCTTTCAACAGGGTGCACAGGTTCGGGTAATTCTCACCCAAGGAGCGCAACAATTTATTACTCCCCTGACGATATCTACCCTGAGTCGTCACCAAGCTTATACTGACCAAGATTTTTGGCAACCAGTTCATACTCGTCCTCTGCATATTGAGTTGGGAGAATGGGGGGATTTATTAGTAATAGCTCCCCTGACGGCTAATACTTTGGGCAAGTTGAGTCACGGTTTGGCTGATAATTTACTCACCAATACCGTCTTGGCTTCTCTGTGTCCAATCTTACTCGCTCCGGCGATGAATACGGAGATGTGGGAACAACAGACGGTACAGCAAAACTGGCAACAACTCCAAACCAACCCCCGTTACCATAGTATAGGACCAGAAGCGGGTTTGTTAGCATGCGATCGCCGTGGTACTGGGCGCATGGCTGAACCTGAACAAATCATCCCCAGCATTCAATCTCTACTATATACTCAGGGTAAACGCGATTTAAGGGGTAAATCTATTCTAATCTCCGCCGGTGGCACTAGAGAACATCTCGATCCGGTGCGTTTTATTGGGAATCCCTCTAGCGGGAAAATGGGTATAGCGATCGCTCAAGCGGCTTATACTCGTGGTGCAACTGTAACTTTAGTCCACGCTCCCATCTCTTCTGAACTCCTCTCTGCTTTACCCCCCGTTACTCGGATTCCGGTAGTTAGCGCTCAAGAAATGCACGCTTATCTCCTGGAGGCTTTTCCTCAGCATCAGTGGTTGATTATGTCCGCTGCAGTAGGAGACGTTCAACCCGCTACTTACTCCCATCAGAAGCTTTCTAAAAAATCTTTAGGCGATCGCTTAGATTTAAAACCAGTACCAGATATTCTTACGGATTTAGCTTCTCGCAAACAGCCGGGGCAGCTTTTAATTGGTTTCGCCGCTCAAACGGGGGACATAATTCAACCCGCTTTAGAAAAACTACAACGGAAGCAACTAGATGTCATCGTCGCTAACCCAGTAGATAAAGTTGATGCAGGTTTTAATAGCGACAGGAACCAAGGAATATTTTTAGATTCTCAAGGGCGAAAAAAAACTATTAATCTTTGTACTAAATTAGAGCTAGCTCATCAGCTTTTAGATTTCATTTCTTAA
- a CDS encoding bifunctional metallophosphatase/5'-nucleotidase — translation MAFTLQILHTSDQEAGIPATQDIIGFSAVMNALEDNYPNTVKLTSGDTYQTGPFFNASNDLYDSETTGEAAGAGGIADILVHNALGWDVASVGNHEFSGIRDVGFFSLLAPNPDLVNGANGGMGIGEEGYPGTNFPYLATNLDYSEANLPPGLNVVPGGQSPTGNSLSTSVVLDVNGEKVGVVGAVTPFLPSIADIGNINMTTGDNITSTTPIAEQVEVLVESIQPEVEMLVAQDINKIILMTHLQLAEIEQALAQALVEENIPVDVLIGGGSHRVMANEDTPLRADETQTPPTILQPYPQEFSEGENSIYYINSGANYRYVAQFVPTFDENGVIISFDEAESQPYATDLNGVANLYPGEIETFEDVRVKADPEIVAIADGVRNFINTLDGNIFGQTDVFLNGLRESIRSEETNYGNLIAESQRSYAQKYLDEYGTEILEGFEEIQISFVNGGGVRDAIGESYIEGGTNALIQRPPQANPSVGKEEGDISALDITNSLRFNDGLIVGTVTAEGLYEIAEHTVSGSFAQISGFKFSFDPTAPGRTETQPGERIQNLVLTNEAGEGILTIVENGELVVDPDLTISVATRNFLANGGGGSPQVIENRVDLSDFQEPNSLADLASGRQQDALAEQLATNYNNDNEQAPFAEVDTPVSQDERIQNLAFRDDTILGDSPTLPIEGPTTVFGTSGNDVFESEVPTNQGFIGANQILFTGSGNDSVDITFAPGGDNSRLDLGSGNDLLFAGSDHRILAGSGDDILFLGSGGGNNIVTGGSDSDQFWLVTDILDLPAVVNTITDFTLGEDVIGFANTDLGFGDLILTQQGSNTVLNALGQDLAIVADVSVADLSEANFVFA, via the coding sequence ATGGCTTTTACCCTTCAAATATTACATACTTCTGACCAAGAAGCAGGTATTCCCGCAACCCAAGATATCATCGGATTTTCTGCGGTAATGAACGCTCTCGAAGACAATTACCCCAATACCGTCAAACTTACCAGTGGCGATACCTATCAAACGGGACCATTTTTCAACGCTAGTAATGACCTTTACGATTCTGAAACCACGGGAGAAGCTGCAGGTGCAGGGGGTATCGCGGATATTCTAGTACACAATGCTCTCGGTTGGGATGTTGCATCGGTAGGCAATCACGAGTTCAGCGGGATAAGAGATGTGGGATTTTTTAGTTTACTTGCTCCCAATCCTGACCTTGTCAATGGTGCTAACGGTGGAATGGGTATTGGAGAGGAAGGTTATCCAGGTACAAACTTTCCTTACTTAGCTACTAATCTCGATTATTCGGAAGCCAATTTACCTCCAGGTTTAAACGTAGTCCCAGGTGGTCAAAGTCCCACAGGAAATAGCCTCAGCACTAGCGTCGTTTTAGATGTAAATGGTGAAAAAGTAGGCGTAGTCGGAGCAGTAACTCCCTTTTTACCGTCGATCGCTGATATTGGTAATATCAATATGACTACGGGGGATAACATTACCTCGACTACTCCCATTGCCGAGCAAGTAGAAGTATTAGTCGAAAGTATACAACCAGAAGTAGAAATGCTAGTCGCACAGGACATTAACAAAATTATCCTGATGACGCACTTACAACTGGCGGAGATTGAACAAGCCTTAGCTCAAGCTTTAGTAGAGGAAAATATCCCTGTAGATGTCTTGATTGGAGGTGGTTCTCACCGAGTCATGGCTAATGAAGATACACCTCTACGCGCCGACGAAACACAAACACCACCTACTATACTGCAACCCTATCCTCAAGAATTCAGTGAAGGGGAGAATAGTATCTATTACATCAACTCGGGGGCTAACTATCGTTATGTGGCTCAATTTGTGCCCACCTTTGATGAAAATGGTGTGATTATCAGTTTCGATGAAGCAGAAAGTCAGCCCTACGCCACAGATTTAAATGGTGTAGCCAATCTCTATCCAGGGGAAATTGAGACTTTTGAAGACGTCAGAGTTAAAGCCGATCCAGAGATAGTGGCAATTGCCGATGGTGTCAGAAACTTCATCAACACCCTAGACGGTAATATTTTCGGTCAAACCGACGTTTTCCTCAACGGGTTGCGCGAATCAATACGCAGTGAAGAAACTAATTATGGTAATCTAATCGCTGAATCACAACGTTCTTACGCTCAGAAATATCTGGATGAATATGGTACGGAAATCTTAGAAGGGTTTGAGGAAATTCAAATTTCTTTCGTCAATGGTGGAGGTGTACGTGATGCGATCGGTGAATCTTATATTGAGGGTGGAACGAACGCATTAATACAAAGACCACCCCAAGCTAATCCTTCGGTAGGTAAAGAAGAAGGAGATATCTCGGCACTTGATATCACTAATTCTCTGCGTTTTAATGATGGTTTAATCGTTGGGACGGTTACCGCTGAAGGGCTCTATGAAATAGCAGAACACACGGTAAGTGGAAGTTTTGCTCAAATCAGCGGCTTTAAATTTAGTTTTGATCCTACTGCTCCCGGTCGCACCGAAACACAACCTGGAGAACGCATCCAAAACTTGGTTTTAACTAACGAAGCAGGAGAAGGAATCTTAACCATCGTTGAAAATGGTGAACTGGTAGTAGATCCTGATTTAACTATTAGTGTAGCCACGAGAAACTTCTTGGCAAATGGAGGTGGTGGTAGCCCTCAAGTGATTGAAAATAGAGTCGATTTAAGCGATTTCCAAGAGCCAAATAGCCTAGCTGATTTAGCTTCGGGTAGACAACAAGATGCTTTAGCGGAGCAATTAGCTACCAATTATAATAATGACAATGAACAAGCGCCTTTTGCTGAAGTTGATACACCTGTATCGCAAGATGAGCGTATTCAAAACCTGGCTTTCCGCGACGACACTATACTGGGTGATTCACCAACGCTTCCTATAGAAGGTCCTACTACAGTATTTGGTACTAGTGGAAATGATGTTTTTGAGAGTGAAGTACCTACAAATCAAGGCTTTATTGGTGCTAATCAGATTCTCTTTACTGGTAGTGGCAATGACAGCGTAGATATTACTTTCGCTCCCGGAGGAGATAATTCTCGTCTCGATTTAGGTAGTGGGAATGATTTACTTTTCGCAGGAAGTGATCATCGGATCTTGGCAGGGTCTGGTGATGATATTTTATTCTTGGGTTCTGGTGGGGGTAATAATATAGTTACTGGTGGAAGCGATAGTGATCAGTTTTGGCTAGTGACTGATATATTGGATTTACCTGCTGTGGTAAACACAATCACTGATTTCACTCTTGGTGAGGATGTGATTGGTTTTGCTAATACTGACCTTGGTTTTGGTGATTTAATCTTGACTCAACAGGGTAGTAATACTGTTTTGAATGCTTTGGGTCAAGATTTAGCGATTGTAGCTGATGTCTCTGTTGCGGATTTGAGTGAAGCTAACTTTGTTTTTGCTTAA